Proteins from a genomic interval of Desulfuromonadales bacterium:
- a CDS encoding sensor histidine kinase, with product MRGFRSPTRQLKDLSLVLFMAVGGTLVLAGLDAFEWLYRHSRPFDHYDLDEIVVFMSLFLATGLLWFSARRTREANREIVERRRMEADLNQLNAELEQRVELRTARCETELGERKRAEEKLIRYQNRLRSLTSELSLAEERERQRIAADLHDHLGHTLALANNRLAVIAGSLSPDQAGSIEEIKMLIERAIRSTRSLIFEVSPPILDHFPFAAAVEWLAGNILEKNGISFHLTVDAGPWPLADDTRLLLFKAIRELLVNVIKHSRAHHVEISIRREADSLVVGIEDDGIGFDLPEDHAPAHGGSGFGLFSVRERLTYLNGRFSILSAPNRGTCIGLTVPLAKEETG from the coding sequence ATGAGAGGCTTCAGGAGTCCCACTCGCCAGTTGAAAGACCTGTCGCTGGTTCTCTTCATGGCTGTCGGCGGCACTCTGGTCCTGGCCGGTCTGGATGCCTTCGAATGGCTTTACCGGCACAGCCGCCCCTTCGATCATTATGACCTGGATGAAATTGTCGTGTTCATGTCGCTCTTCCTGGCCACCGGGCTGTTGTGGTTTTCGGCTCGCCGGACCCGGGAAGCCAATCGGGAGATTGTCGAGCGCAGGCGGATGGAAGCAGATCTGAACCAGCTCAACGCGGAGCTGGAGCAGCGGGTGGAACTGCGCACGGCCCGATGCGAGACAGAACTCGGCGAACGGAAGCGGGCGGAGGAAAAACTCATCCGGTATCAAAACCGGCTTCGGTCCCTCACCTCGGAGTTGTCTCTCGCCGAGGAGCGGGAAAGACAGCGCATCGCCGCCGACCTGCACGACCATCTCGGGCACACCCTGGCCTTGGCCAATAACAGGCTGGCGGTCATCGCGGGTTCCCTTTCGCCGGACCAGGCGGGAAGCATTGAAGAGATAAAGATGCTCATCGAACGGGCGATCAGGTCTACCCGCTCCCTCATTTTCGAGGTGAGCCCGCCGATCCTCGACCATTTTCCCTTCGCGGCCGCTGTGGAGTGGCTGGCAGGAAACATCCTTGAAAAAAATGGCATATCCTTCCATCTGACGGTCGATGCGGGCCCCTGGCCGCTGGCCGATGACACCCGCCTGCTCCTGTTCAAGGCGATACGGGAGCTGCTGGTCAATGTCATCAAGCACTCCCGGGCTCACCATGTGGAGATTTCCATCCGGAGAGAAGCCGATAGCCTGGTCGTTGGCATCGAGGATGATGGAATCGGCTTCGATCTGCCCGAAGATCACGCACCGGCCCACGGCGGCAGTGGCTTTGGACTTTTCAGCGTCCGGGAACGGTTGACTTACCTGAATGGCCGATTTTCGATCCTGTCGGCACCCAACCGGGGGACCTGCATAGGCTTGACGGTGCCGCTGGCGAAAGAAGAAACGGGGTAG
- the thrC gene encoding threonine synthase, translating to MRYQSTRGQVRNLSFKEAVMMGLADDGGLLLPESIPALTPGDIEMLASMAYPELAFQIINRFTGDLPSADLKDLVDRSYQSFTHPEITPVLHKDGIYVLELFHGPTLAFKDVALQFLGNLFEYLLKERGEKMNILGATSGDTGSAAIYGVRGKKNINIFILHPHRRVSPIQELQMTTVTDANVFNLAIRGTFDDGQRIVKEIFGDLEFKTRYSLGAVNSINWARVLAQIVYYFYAWGRVRRETGCQAPYFSVPTGNFGDIFAGYIARKMGLPIRRLILATNENNILTRFVRDGDYSIGEVVETLSPSMDIQIASNFERYLFYLFSGDSDRVQEAMASFQRTGRLSFAAEERAQIAEDFAAMTVDTEQTLATIREFHAATGYVLDPHTAVGVRAGRELSGGEAPVICLATAHPAKFGDAVRSATGTDPQAPLSLAGIESKERRCEVIDADIEAIKAFVEKHAL from the coding sequence ATGCGATATCAGAGTACCCGCGGCCAGGTTCGTAATCTTTCCTTCAAGGAAGCGGTGATGATGGGGCTGGCCGATGACGGCGGCCTGTTGCTGCCCGAATCGATTCCTGCCCTGACCCCTGGCGATATCGAAATGCTGGCCAGTATGGCTTACCCCGAACTGGCTTTCCAGATCATCAACCGTTTCACCGGCGACCTGCCTTCCGCGGACCTCAAGGATCTCGTCGACCGCTCCTATCAAAGCTTTACCCACCCGGAAATCACGCCGGTGCTCCACAAGGACGGAATCTACGTCCTGGAGCTTTTCCACGGGCCGACCCTGGCGTTCAAGGACGTCGCCCTCCAGTTTCTCGGCAACCTTTTCGAGTACCTGCTGAAGGAACGGGGCGAGAAGATGAACATCCTCGGCGCCACCTCCGGGGATACCGGGAGCGCCGCCATCTACGGCGTGCGCGGCAAAAAGAACATCAACATTTTCATCCTCCACCCGCACCGTCGCGTCTCCCCCATCCAGGAACTGCAGATGACCACGGTCACCGACGCCAATGTCTTCAATCTCGCCATCCGAGGGACTTTCGACGACGGCCAGCGGATCGTCAAGGAGATCTTCGGCGACCTGGAATTCAAGACCCGGTATTCCCTCGGAGCCGTGAATTCCATCAACTGGGCACGTGTTCTGGCTCAGATCGTCTATTATTTCTACGCCTGGGGCCGGGTACGCCGTGAAACCGGCTGCCAGGCTCCCTATTTTTCCGTCCCGACCGGCAATTTCGGTGACATTTTCGCCGGCTACATCGCCAGGAAGATGGGGCTGCCGATCCGCCGACTGATCCTCGCCACCAACGAGAACAACATTCTGACCCGCTTCGTCCGGGACGGTGATTATTCGATCGGCGAGGTCGTCGAGACTCTCTCTCCGTCCATGGACATCCAGATCGCCAGCAACTTTGAACGCTACTTGTTTTATCTCTTCAGCGGCGATTCCGACAGGGTGCAGGAGGCCATGGCCAGCTTCCAGCGCACCGGCCGGCTGTCGTTCGCGGCCGAAGAAAGAGCACAGATCGCCGAAGACTTTGCGGCCATGACCGTCGATACCGAACAGACCCTCGCCACGATCCGCGAATTCCATGCGGCCACCGGCTATGTGCTCGACCCCCACACCGCCGTCGGCGTTCGCGCCGGCCGCGAGTTGAGCGGCGGTGAAGCGCCCGTCATCTGCTTGGCGACAGCGCATCCGGCGAAATTCGGCGACGCTGTTCGCAGCGCTACCGGGACCGACCCGCAAGCCCCGCTCTCCCTCGCCGGCATCGAATCGAAGGAGCGACGTTGCGAAGTGATCGATGCGGATATCGAGGCGATTAAGGCGTTCGTTGAGAAACACGCCTTGTAG
- a CDS encoding response regulator transcription factor gives MATGIVLADDHKIFREGVRSLLDQHLDLKVLGEADDGRNAVDLVRQLSPQVVILDVTMPILNGIDAARRILAASPDVKVIALSMHSHQSLVQEMLRAGASGYLLKECAFEELVQAIHSVLGGKIYLSSEITRMVLGGYLQTSRKRERPDASSLAPKEREVLQLLAEGKTTGEIAQLLHMSGRTVEKYRSQIMKKLNIHNLAGLTKFAIREGLTKP, from the coding sequence ATGGCGACAGGAATCGTTCTGGCTGACGACCATAAGATCTTCCGCGAAGGCGTCCGCAGCCTTCTTGACCAGCATCTCGACCTGAAAGTGCTGGGAGAGGCGGACGACGGGCGAAATGCGGTCGATCTCGTCCGGCAACTTTCGCCGCAGGTGGTGATTCTCGATGTGACCATGCCGATCTTGAACGGAATCGATGCCGCCCGCCGAATCCTGGCCGCGAGTCCGGACGTCAAGGTGATCGCCTTGTCCATGCATTCGCACCAGAGTCTGGTGCAGGAGATGCTCAGAGCCGGAGCCTCAGGCTACCTCCTGAAGGAGTGCGCCTTTGAAGAGCTGGTGCAAGCCATCCATTCGGTACTCGGAGGGAAGATTTATCTGAGCTCGGAAATAACCCGGATGGTGCTGGGAGGGTATCTGCAGACCTCCCGCAAGAGGGAAAGACCGGATGCTTCCTCGTTGGCACCGAAAGAAAGAGAGGTCCTGCAACTGCTTGCCGAAGGGAAAACGACGGGGGAAATCGCCCAACTCCTGCACATGAGCGGCCGGACAGTGGAAAAGTACCGTTCCCAGATCATGAAAAAGCTGAACATTCATAACCTGGCCGGCCTCACCAAATTTGCC